Proteins encoded within one genomic window of Candidatus Zymogenaceae bacterium:
- a CDS encoding DUF968 domain-containing protein yields the protein MPVKFPKPERYVNKKNIKMLHDVPCLVNNRACTTGTYAHHVKTRGAGGGDEPENLMPLCFVHHNEIHLTGTAPFVKRYNLYFDETERRWKRR from the coding sequence ATGCCCGTGAAATTCCCAAAGCCTGAGCGATACGTCAACAAGAAGAACATCAAGATGCTCCACGATGTGCCGTGCCTGGTTAATAACAGGGCGTGTACCACGGGGACATACGCACATCACGTAAAGACCAGGGGGGCCGGGGGCGGAGACGAGCCGGAAAATCTGATGCCGCTGTGTTTTGTGCACCACAATGAGATTCACCTGACCGGGACCGCCCCGTTCGTGAAGCGGTATAACCTGTATTTTGACGAAACAGAGAGACGATGGAAACGACGGTAG
- a CDS encoding N4-gp56 family major capsid protein yields MATEDLINGTTPTQIDATIPEIWGLRVYHEFQRHMRCALLMGSEGSDMAIIVKRELERGPGDIIHVEKRLRLESAGVSGDTTVLKGNEETLQFSQVDLTPVLYRHGVGWYKRAKKKSISELRTEAKMALAEWAAELVDDSFFDAAMAGSNVLFAGSAAGSGDLTGESLMTADDIDRAGTYLRDNKVPQVAMTDRYVALISPRQGYHLGKDDAWIKGKREADLRGKLNPVFAHFIEPDYLGDYQGVSVFETHSVPLVDGAVSGHIQGALVMGAEAFAFAVGDATGGGKIPINWEEESSDYNNIKGIAVELVFESKLFRDESLVRVYTAGDLPSLGG; encoded by the coding sequence ATGGCGACAGAAGATTTAATTAACGGCACCACGCCGACGCAGATAGATGCCACCATCCCCGAGATATGGGGATTGCGTGTCTATCATGAATTTCAGAGGCACATGCGGTGTGCCCTGCTGATGGGATCCGAAGGCTCCGACATGGCGATCATCGTCAAGCGGGAGCTGGAGAGGGGACCGGGGGACATCATCCACGTGGAGAAGCGTCTGCGGCTGGAAAGCGCCGGCGTGTCCGGCGACACCACCGTCCTCAAGGGAAACGAGGAAACGCTCCAGTTCTCCCAGGTGGATTTAACGCCTGTACTGTACCGTCACGGTGTGGGCTGGTACAAGCGGGCAAAAAAGAAATCCATCTCCGAGCTGAGGACCGAAGCGAAGATGGCCCTTGCAGAATGGGCGGCGGAGCTGGTGGACGACAGCTTTTTCGACGCCGCCATGGCGGGAAGCAATGTGCTCTTTGCGGGCAGTGCGGCGGGGTCCGGTGATCTGACCGGCGAAAGCCTGATGACCGCGGATGATATCGACCGGGCGGGAACGTATCTCAGGGACAACAAGGTTCCCCAGGTGGCGATGACCGACCGTTACGTGGCGCTCATCAGCCCGCGACAGGGGTATCATCTCGGCAAGGACGACGCCTGGATCAAGGGGAAGCGGGAAGCGGACCTTCGCGGGAAGCTGAACCCGGTATTCGCCCACTTCATCGAGCCGGATTACCTGGGTGATTACCAGGGTGTATCCGTGTTTGAGACGCACAGCGTACCGCTTGTGGATGGGGCTGTGAGCGGGCACATCCAGGGAGCACTGGTGATGGGCGCGGAGGCGTTCGCGTTCGCCGTGGGAGACGCCACCGGCGGCGGCAAGATTCCCATCAACTGGGAGGAGGAATCTTCGGATTACAACAACATCAAGGGAATCGCCGTGGAGCTGGTTTTCGAGTCCAAGCTCTTCAGGGATGAATCTCTGGTGCGGGTGTATACCGCCGGGGATCTTCCTTCGCTGGGAGGATAA
- a CDS encoding RNA ligase family protein, whose translation MSIKPLGKRNYGSIPHMSGSRLGPSDQKAEPGQEEIATQKLRRGDHLIVTEKMDGSNVGVAMIDDVLFPLTRAGYLARTSPYEMHYVFSEWVYENSERFKSLLKNGERVVGEWCVQAHGTLYRLDVEPFFIFDLFGPNGNRVTFDEMAERDIDSGACFPWPRVVYRGSNACSVEQFKTLIPPPGFHMALDGYEGGVWRVETHDRFNFIMKYVRQDKEDGKYLEADPPIINSWVSNSEALKTYRKYYLSIAKENCIA comes from the coding sequence ATGTCAATAAAACCACTCGGGAAAAGGAATTACGGATCGATTCCCCACATGAGCGGATCGAGACTGGGCCCGAGCGACCAAAAAGCAGAACCGGGGCAGGAGGAAATCGCCACACAAAAGTTGAGACGGGGAGATCACCTGATCGTAACCGAGAAGATGGACGGCAGCAACGTAGGCGTGGCGATGATAGACGATGTTTTATTTCCTCTCACACGGGCGGGATACCTGGCCCGAACTTCTCCCTATGAAATGCACTACGTGTTTTCCGAGTGGGTATATGAGAACAGCGAAAGATTTAAGTCATTATTGAAAAACGGGGAGCGGGTCGTCGGTGAATGGTGTGTTCAGGCTCACGGGACATTATATCGTCTCGACGTTGAGCCTTTTTTCATTTTTGACCTTTTCGGTCCTAATGGAAATCGCGTGACGTTTGACGAAATGGCTGAGCGCGACATTGATTCCGGTGCCTGTTTTCCATGGCCGCGCGTTGTGTATCGCGGATCGAACGCATGTTCGGTTGAACAATTCAAAACACTGATACCTCCCCCGGGATTTCATATGGCTCTTGATGGGTATGAGGGCGGCGTATGGCGGGTTGAGACACATGATCGATTCAATTTTATCATGAAATATGTGAGACAGGACAAGGAGGATGGGAAGTACCTTGAAGCGGATCCACCTATCATAAATTCGTGGGTGTCAAATTCCGAGGCGCTAAAAACATACAGAAAATATTATTTATCAATAGCAAAAGAGAACTGCATAGCATAG
- a CDS encoding replicative DNA helicase — translation MANERLRVPPQSIESEMAVLGGILIDNDQFPKVLDMIGSGDFYRVAHGKIFSSMVNLYNQTEPVDLVTVTDELRKNNNLDAAGGAAYISSLVDNTPTAANIEYYARIVREKSILRRIILVCNETIADAFTDSRDPEEIINSLASQIIGLGIYKDRTEHIRNPLKREYARIGAQYERLRSGEDKQVPGYLTGFENIDSVYGGIQKKTMHVVAGRPGSGKTAFLANVIGCFAQQAPVLFFSLDQQAEEFARRLIVFGSKVDNYRVRDGYVRNEEWSKIISAIDEYYEYPIYINDDTNLNIQDVVNITQKHKHEHGVGILIVDYLQMIRRPGRDTENNELGEISSRLKALGKELDMGVMVLSQLNRNPAARKDEMPNLTDLRGSGVIEQDAHTVALLHWDPKSKTPGVLGEGMLKYIIAKNKDGKKGTLSIDFKKPIYQMIERDWED, via the coding sequence ATGGCGAATGAGAGATTACGAGTTCCGCCGCAGAGCATCGAATCGGAGATGGCCGTCCTGGGCGGGATATTGATCGACAATGATCAATTTCCGAAAGTGCTGGATATGATCGGATCGGGTGATTTCTACCGCGTCGCACACGGGAAAATTTTTTCTTCCATGGTGAACCTGTATAACCAGACCGAGCCGGTAGACCTGGTAACGGTGACCGATGAATTGAGGAAAAACAACAACCTGGACGCCGCCGGTGGCGCCGCGTATATATCCAGCCTTGTTGACAATACACCGACAGCGGCGAACATTGAATACTACGCGCGCATAGTCCGGGAAAAAAGCATACTGCGAAGGATCATACTTGTATGCAATGAGACGATAGCAGACGCCTTTACTGACAGTCGAGATCCGGAGGAGATCATCAACAGTCTGGCATCACAGATTATCGGGCTCGGGATATACAAGGACCGGACCGAACATATCAGAAATCCACTGAAACGGGAATATGCGCGGATCGGTGCACAATATGAAAGGCTCAGGAGCGGAGAAGATAAACAGGTGCCCGGGTATCTGACAGGTTTTGAAAACATAGACTCCGTGTATGGCGGGATTCAGAAAAAGACCATGCACGTGGTGGCCGGGCGGCCCGGGTCCGGAAAGACTGCGTTTCTGGCAAACGTGATCGGATGTTTTGCACAACAGGCGCCGGTTCTGTTTTTCAGCCTGGATCAACAGGCGGAAGAGTTCGCCCGGCGGTTGATTGTATTCGGGTCAAAAGTAGACAACTATCGCGTGCGTGACGGGTATGTGAGAAACGAAGAATGGTCAAAAATTATTTCCGCTATCGACGAGTATTACGAATATCCAATTTACATCAATGACGACACAAATCTCAATATTCAGGATGTCGTAAATATCACCCAGAAGCACAAGCATGAACATGGGGTCGGGATTTTAATCGTCGATTACCTCCAGATGATCAGGAGGCCCGGACGCGATACAGAAAACAATGAGCTGGGGGAGATTTCAAGCAGGTTAAAGGCATTGGGAAAAGAACTGGACATGGGTGTGATGGTGCTTTCCCAGCTCAATCGCAATCCGGCGGCGAGAAAAGATGAAATGCCGAACCTAACTGATCTTCGCGGTTCAGGTGTGATCGAACAGGACGCCCACACGGTGGCGCTGCTTCACTGGGATCCAAAAAGTAAAACCCCGGGGGTTCTTGGTGAAGGAATGCTGAAATATATCATCGCAAAGAATAAAGACGGGAAAAAGGGAACGCTTTCCATAGATTTCAAGAAACCGATTTATCAGATGATTGAAAGAGACTGGGAGGATTAA
- a CDS encoding glycosyltransferase produces the protein MQSSLKVDILIPVHNALGHFWQMMTSLNRHTERKRYRLIIVEDACNLETKRFIAGIRPDVMIAHPKQQWYTRAVNSGLDRTEHDIIAVLNTDIELCEGWLDGLLRYFDDKLVMLAGSDHQPNRVDPTYPRPPDYLTGHCWLVRRRFLEEHGTLDENHAHIDSDRHFSYRVCERGFVVARDHALPIIHGKGPSWGRNLRALPRNDSLPKPNNRKLKPVGR, from the coding sequence ATGCAGAGCTCCTTGAAGGTTGACATCCTGATTCCCGTGCATAACGCCCTGGGGCATTTTTGGCAGATGATGACGTCGCTGAATCGCCATACCGAACGGAAGCGGTATCGGCTGATCATCGTGGAGGATGCGTGCAACCTGGAGACGAAACGGTTTATCGCCGGGATCAGGCCGGACGTGATGATCGCGCACCCGAAGCAGCAGTGGTACACGAGGGCGGTGAACAGCGGACTGGATAGAACGGAGCATGACATCATTGCGGTGCTGAACACCGATATCGAGCTGTGCGAGGGGTGGCTGGACGGTCTGCTGCGGTATTTCGACGACAAACTGGTGATGTTGGCCGGCAGCGATCATCAGCCGAATCGGGTCGATCCGACGTATCCGAGACCGCCGGACTACCTGACCGGGCACTGCTGGCTGGTCAGACGACGATTTTTGGAAGAGCACGGAACGCTGGACGAAAACCACGCCCATATCGACAGCGATCGACACTTCAGCTATCGGGTGTGCGAGCGGGGGTTTGTGGTCGCCCGGGACCATGCACTCCCCATCATTCACGGAAAGGGGCCGAGCTGGGGGAGGAATCTCCGGGCGCTGCCGAGAAACGACAGCCTTCCGAAGCCGAACAACCGAAAACTGAAACCTGTCGGGAGATAG
- a CDS encoding glycosyltransferase family 9 protein → MTKRKSNGKRILFAGVNLLGDGLCTTQVVRHVRVNHPDWQITYVAQNEPISQFLDGNPHIDRVIYESDRDKIRSMRGWGNFTRKHLFNVNHAFRVGTSRGLHMTQAYGEVYGVDISSRRPVLLVTDEEREKAREYLPDGPYVCISSHSWSSSVDIPEDRAGNKLWGVSKWRRLFPMIRETGYAVVSLGSNADPKYDMPGIIELHGLPIKQVAAILEAADGFVTIDNGLAHLGAAVNAKMVEIYPECLPEEWVKPHTDYVRIVRGYPPAISPLSVMGALEELISEVQRCNSGGQAAH, encoded by the coding sequence ATGACGAAAAGAAAATCCAATGGGAAGAGGATTTTATTTGCAGGGGTGAACCTACTGGGCGACGGCCTCTGTACGACCCAGGTTGTGAGGCATGTCCGGGTAAATCATCCGGACTGGCAGATCACCTACGTGGCCCAGAACGAGCCGATCAGCCAGTTTTTGGATGGAAATCCGCACATCGACCGGGTGATCTACGAAAGCGACCGGGACAAGATCAGGAGCATGCGGGGATGGGGCAACTTCACCCGGAAGCACCTGTTTAACGTGAACCATGCGTTCCGCGTGGGGACGTCGCGGGGGCTTCACATGACCCAGGCATACGGTGAGGTATACGGCGTTGATATCTCGTCGCGTCGGCCGGTGCTCCTGGTGACCGACGAGGAGCGGGAGAAGGCCCGGGAATATCTGCCGGACGGGCCGTATGTCTGCATTTCGTCTCACTCCTGGTCGTCGAGCGTTGACATCCCCGAGGATCGGGCGGGAAACAAGCTGTGGGGCGTCTCGAAGTGGCGGCGGCTGTTTCCGATGATACGGGAGACGGGATATGCCGTGGTGAGTCTCGGATCCAACGCTGATCCGAAGTACGACATGCCCGGGATAATCGAGCTGCACGGCCTTCCCATCAAACAGGTGGCGGCCATCCTGGAGGCGGCGGACGGATTTGTGACCATCGACAACGGATTGGCGCACCTGGGAGCGGCGGTGAACGCGAAAATGGTGGAGATTTATCCGGAATGTCTGCCGGAAGAGTGGGTGAAACCGCACACTGATTACGTTCGGATAGTGCGGGGATACCCCCCGGCGATATCGCCCCTGTCCGTTATGGGGGCGCTGGAGGAGTTAATCAGTGAAGTTCAGCGATGTAATAGCGGAGGTCAGGCGGCGCATTGA
- a CDS encoding sulfotransferase: MTKKAVIVLGMHRSGTSAITAGLEAMGISLGNYELEANPENPKGYFENGAVRGLNDNLLKFLHSRWDNPFFDGRRAIDEAGDGLSDFYRRADEIFKKNFEGKPIWAVKDPRMCLTLPFWVKVFERHGFDGTNTYYLHMVRHPVEVAESQRERHKKVPAFHFIGSDPRQTMALWLSHHYQALREVNSNKNIVVLFHKLIENPTQQMFQVERFLGIEHGREAVDEYCRGFLERGLKHHNEKDDAPMIWSRCVRVLYRWFCEMEEEYPFGKGHIDDILNCLSDYEDALELFHPSAALLSDAWYRWQGRGW, translated from the coding sequence GTGACAAAGAAGGCGGTCATCGTGCTGGGAATGCACCGGTCCGGGACGTCGGCGATTACCGCCGGTCTGGAGGCTATGGGGATATCCCTGGGAAATTATGAACTGGAAGCGAACCCGGAAAATCCGAAGGGGTATTTCGAAAACGGCGCGGTGCGGGGCCTCAACGACAACCTCTTGAAGTTTCTGCACAGCCGATGGGACAACCCGTTTTTCGACGGCCGGCGGGCGATCGATGAGGCGGGCGACGGTCTTTCCGATTTTTACCGGCGCGCCGATGAGATTTTCAAAAAGAATTTCGAAGGGAAGCCGATCTGGGCAGTGAAGGATCCCCGGATGTGCCTGACGCTGCCCTTCTGGGTGAAGGTGTTTGAGCGGCATGGATTCGACGGGACGAACACGTATTATCTGCACATGGTCCGCCATCCGGTGGAGGTGGCCGAGTCCCAGCGTGAGCGACACAAGAAGGTGCCGGCGTTTCACTTCATCGGTTCGGATCCGCGGCAGACCATGGCGCTGTGGCTGTCTCACCACTACCAGGCGCTCCGGGAGGTCAACTCGAACAAGAATATCGTGGTGCTGTTTCACAAATTGATTGAGAATCCGACGCAACAGATGTTCCAGGTCGAACGGTTTTTGGGGATAGAGCATGGTCGGGAAGCGGTGGATGAATACTGTCGTGGGTTTCTTGAAAGGGGCCTCAAGCATCACAATGAAAAAGACGACGCCCCCATGATATGGAGCAGATGCGTCCGGGTTTTGTATAGGTGGTTCTGCGAGATGGAGGAAGAGTATCCTTTCGGCAAGGGTCATATTGACGATATTCTGAATTGCCTGAGTGACTATGAGGACGCACTGGAGCTTTTTCACCCTTCGGCGGCGTTGCTTTCGGATGCGTGGTATCGGTGGCAGGGCCGAGGCTGGTGA
- a CDS encoding sigma-70 family RNA polymerase sigma factor, which produces MYGATAIDINEIGSDGNPEREMLVREQAAIYREGMALLNDRNRRIHMLFLYGYSMNYIARVFGLTPNAVQKRHNRSWAVIAEHVRCRFEEHQTGKNPGD; this is translated from the coding sequence ATGTACGGGGCGACGGCGATTGATATCAATGAAATCGGTTCGGATGGGAATCCGGAGCGGGAGATGCTGGTTCGTGAACAGGCGGCCATATACCGGGAGGGCATGGCGCTGTTGAACGATCGGAACAGGCGCATACACATGCTGTTTCTGTATGGATACAGCATGAACTACATCGCACGGGTGTTTGGTCTCACCCCGAATGCGGTGCAGAAGCGTCATAACCGCTCATGGGCCGTCATTGCAGAGCATGTGAGATGTCGGTTTGAAGAACATCAGACAGGGAAAAATCCTGGCGATTGA
- a CDS encoding glycosyltransferase, translating into MGDFTVFYWIADHDGCAAARCLMPSKYAETMGQFKSSGHQMPISSMFESDIVTVQRRHSDKDMNILLKLREKGKKIVVDMDDDLFHLPPSNPASRIYTKENLDRVTRLLRFADLVTVSTDTLAGEVRKYNDRVEVVPNAVPVEPLSWCRCRTQASGNIRIGWMGSITHDEDLRAVCQAMMAVAREREDVEIAFMGGFPGAVIADLMADGLVTRNEETGKLDVPAETIARERRIFLIRGVPVYQFYDNLVSAGFHIGLAPLADNAFNRSKSNIKYLEYTAIAGVPTIASDVLPYGSTIEDGVDGVLVRKMRVADWKRAILRLVDDEKLRISLWQNAYRKVATEYNISLTVRRWKEVYAELLEG; encoded by the coding sequence TTGGGAGATTTCACGGTTTTTTACTGGATCGCCGATCATGACGGGTGCGCCGCCGCCCGGTGTCTGATGCCGTCGAAATACGCGGAGACCATGGGGCAGTTCAAAAGCAGCGGCCACCAGATGCCGATTTCGAGCATGTTTGAATCCGACATCGTGACAGTTCAGCGGCGCCACTCAGACAAAGACATGAACATACTTCTGAAACTTCGGGAGAAGGGCAAGAAGATCGTGGTGGACATGGACGACGATCTGTTTCACCTGCCGCCGTCGAACCCGGCCAGCAGGATCTATACAAAGGAAAACCTGGACAGGGTGACCCGCCTGCTTCGATTCGCCGATCTGGTGACGGTATCCACGGACACCCTTGCGGGTGAAGTCCGAAAGTACAACGATAGGGTGGAGGTAGTGCCGAACGCGGTTCCCGTGGAGCCTTTGAGCTGGTGCCGATGCCGCACTCAGGCGAGCGGCAATATCCGGATAGGGTGGATGGGGAGCATTACCCACGATGAGGATCTGCGCGCCGTCTGCCAGGCAATGATGGCGGTCGCCCGGGAGAGGGAGGACGTGGAGATTGCCTTCATGGGGGGATTTCCGGGCGCGGTGATAGCCGACCTGATGGCCGATGGCCTGGTGACGAGGAACGAGGAGACCGGGAAGCTGGACGTACCGGCGGAGACGATCGCCCGGGAGCGACGCATTTTCCTGATCCGCGGCGTGCCGGTATACCAGTTTTACGACAACCTGGTATCCGCCGGGTTTCACATCGGCCTGGCGCCCCTGGCGGACAACGCCTTCAATCGGTCGAAATCGAATATCAAGTACCTGGAATATACGGCGATCGCCGGGGTACCCACCATCGCGTCGGACGTGCTGCCCTACGGGAGCACCATCGAGGACGGGGTGGACGGCGTGCTTGTGAGAAAGATGCGGGTGGCCGATTGGAAGCGGGCGATCCTGCGCCTGGTTGACGATGAAAAGCTTCGCATCTCGCTGTGGCAGAACGCCTACCGGAAGGTGGCGACGGAATATAACATTTCCCTGACTGTCCGGCGATGGAAGGAGGTTTATGCAGAGCTCCTTGAAGGTTGA
- a CDS encoding AAA family ATPase yields the protein MMMGELFSPAKNEQKYAKVGILGFQGSGKTYTATLFAIGLLDIHFKLTGEKAKAAFFDTENGSDFVAPMFEHAGYELIVARSRAFVDLKRAFDMAKKSGAEVMIIDSLTHVWRDLVESYKKGKGRKKLQFQDWGEIKPVWWEYADIFTAFPMHVIVCGRAGYEYEYEEDEDGKKELIKTGTKMKAETEFGFEPSLVLEMRSIRREKNGKPGTGVIENVCTVLKDRAHKINGFEFIFPTFKDFGPHWDHLKMAGKYRSVDITRDSQVLFRTDGEGNWRKRQIEREALLEDIKGEFIRRGIGKGKEEMAFKHQVSHECFGTDNWVRIKEEVNSQDLKKGVELMKDAMDDLMNAFIRNPDGVDVKGIVQRHREQLAQQRKDDDLPFDDIKENQGEQQGEAQPAQEQIQQQDEQQGVDDEGQKNMWED from the coding sequence ATGATGATGGGAGAGCTATTTAGCCCGGCAAAGAACGAACAGAAATACGCGAAAGTGGGAATACTGGGATTTCAGGGTTCCGGTAAAACATACACAGCTACATTATTTGCGATTGGACTGTTGGACATTCATTTCAAGTTGACCGGGGAAAAGGCTAAAGCAGCCTTTTTCGACACAGAAAACGGTTCGGATTTTGTAGCGCCGATGTTTGAACACGCAGGTTATGAATTGATCGTAGCTCGATCAAGAGCGTTTGTGGATTTGAAAAGGGCGTTTGATATGGCAAAAAAATCCGGCGCCGAGGTAATGATCATTGATTCACTAACACATGTGTGGCGTGACCTGGTGGAAAGTTACAAGAAGGGTAAAGGCCGGAAAAAATTACAATTTCAAGACTGGGGAGAGATAAAACCGGTCTGGTGGGAATATGCGGACATTTTTACAGCGTTTCCCATGCACGTGATCGTGTGCGGTCGTGCAGGGTATGAGTATGAGTATGAGGAGGATGAGGACGGGAAAAAGGAGCTAATCAAGACCGGCACAAAGATGAAGGCAGAAACAGAGTTTGGTTTTGAACCGTCATTAGTGCTGGAAATGAGATCAATACGCAGAGAGAAAAATGGGAAACCGGGAACTGGGGTAATTGAAAACGTCTGTACTGTGCTCAAGGACAGAGCGCATAAGATCAACGGTTTTGAATTTATCTTTCCGACATTTAAGGATTTTGGACCACATTGGGATCATTTGAAAATGGCCGGAAAGTATAGATCGGTTGATATCACCCGAGACTCACAGGTGCTTTTCAGGACTGATGGCGAGGGAAACTGGAGGAAACGCCAAATAGAGCGTGAAGCATTGTTAGAAGATATCAAGGGGGAATTTATCCGGAGGGGTATCGGTAAAGGGAAAGAAGAAATGGCATTTAAACATCAGGTATCCCATGAATGTTTCGGAACCGATAACTGGGTAAGAATCAAGGAGGAGGTAAACAGCCAGGACCTCAAAAAAGGTGTGGAATTGATGAAGGACGCTATGGATGATCTGATGAATGCTTTTATCCGGAATCCGGATGGTGTGGATGTCAAGGGCATCGTGCAGAGGCACCGGGAGCAACTGGCGCAACAGAGGAAGGACGATGATCTTCCTTTTGACGATATAAAGGAAAACCAGGGGGAGCAGCAGGGAGAAGCCCAACCTGCACAAGAACAAATACAACAGCAGGATGAGCAGCAGGGCGTGGATGACGAGGGGCAGAAAAACATGTGGGAGGATTAA